ATGCCGTTGGCGCCGGGCATGACGCCGTCGGTACTGAGTGAGGCGTCGAACTATCTCAACACCCACCTCAAGGGTCGTACGCTTTCCGAGGCGCGCCTGGAGCTGAAATCCGAACTGGACAGCGAACGGCGCAAGCTCGATGAGGCGGCGGCCACCCTGATCGAGAACGGCCTGGCCATGTGGTCCGGCGGCGACAAGGAGAAGCGCGCCCTGATCGTAAGGGGCCGCGCCAATCTGGTGGAGCAGACCCAGAGCCTTGAAGATCTGGAGCGTGTGCGTTCGCTGTTCGAGGATCTGGAGCAGAAGGAAGAGCTGATCGACCTGCTCGATGATGTGAAGGATGCCCAAGGGGTGCGAATTTTCATCGGATCGGAGTCGAAACTGTTTTCTTTGTCGGGCTCGGCTGTTATTGCAGCCCCCTATATGGTGTCCCCGCAAAAGGGCGCGGCGAAAGTCATGGGTGCGATCGGTGTGATCGGGCCCGCCCGGTTGAATTACGCCCGCATCATCCCACTTGTGGACTACACCGCCCGAATTCTGGGTCGCCTGCTTGAGTAGGGGTGGCCCGATATGTTTAAGAGGACGACGAGATGAGTGACGAGATCGAAAACGACGGTAACGAACTTGAGCAGGACGCGACCGAACTGCTCAATGCCGAGCTGGAAAAGCTGACGGCCGAAAACGCCGCGCTCAAGGAACAGGCGCTGCGCTACGCTGCGGACGCCGAAAACACCAAGCGCCGCGCCGAACGCGAAGGCAATGACGCCCGCGCCTTCGCCATCCAGAAATTCGCCCAGGGCCTGCTCGGCGTGGCCGACGTGCTGCAACGCGCCTTGTCGTCGGTGCCTGCCGATGTCAGCGATCCGGCCTTCAAGAACTTCATCGCCGGCATCGACATGACCGAGAAGGAACTGGCCGGTGCGTTCGAGAAGAACGGTGTCAAGAAGATCGCGCCGATGAAGGGCGACAAGTTCGACCCCCATATGCATCAGGCGGTGATGGAACAGCCCTCGACCGACGTCGAAGGCGGTTGCGTCATCATGGTCATGCAGGCCGGCTACGAGTTGTTCGGCCGCGTGATCCGTCCGGCCATGGTGGCGGTGGCCGCCAAGTCGGCTGCGCAACCCGCGCCGGTCAAGAACGGCTATGACAGTGATGGTGCCGACGCCGGTGACCGCGTCGACACGCAAGCCGAGTAGGATTCTTTCCTTTCAGATGAAGCCTCCGCAGTTCTGCTGCGGGGGCTTTTTTTCTGCGCGACTCAAAGGTAAACGGCTTTGTTCCGAATCCACGAACGACACGGAAACGAATCAGCGACGAATCACTGACATCGCCCGGTTTCCATTTTGTTCACGGCTATATGTTGTGGCTTGACAATGACTTAACCATAGACTTCCCTGAGTTTAGGGGGAGAAATGTTGCCAATCTATCTAAAGTTTAAATTTGGTTTGTTTCTCCGCGCCTTTGGATTTGCGTCGGCGCTTTTTTTATTCTTCTTCGCCTGGATATTATGGCAAATGTCCGGCGTGCGAATTGAAGGGTGGTCGCTCTCCTTTCCTCAGCTTCCATCTATAATTTTCGGCCATCGATTGGACTTGTCCAAGCCTGGTCTGATGTATCGAAGAGTTGAGTACGTCGGTCTTGCCTTCATGTTTATCGGTTTTGCAGTTTGGAATTTCACCCTTGTTTTTCGTTCCGATATCCGCTGGACGATTACTGAAGAGCAAATCGAACGTCGAATAGGTGCCAGGCGCGATGTCTGGCTTATGTCCAGCGTGGTGGCAACCCAACTATACTGCAAGGTACAGTACTTGTGGGCCGCCAAATTGCAACTAAAGAGTGGCAAATGGCTTCGCTTGCCATGGATCGAAACTCAATCAGAAGCCGAAGCGGTTATTGACACCATAAAATCTCTTATCGCACGCAGATAGTCATGACCGGCTATCACCTTGACGTCCGCTATAACCAAACTTAACACTGTTGACGTCATTCAAAGGTCTATCCATGCTGAAACACCGTCTTGTCCTCGTCGCCAGCCTGTTGGCGTTTGTTGCCACTGGCGCATCGGCCGAAACGCCATGGACGGTGAAACAGGACTGGGTCAGCGCCCACGAAGCCTTTCTGGCCTCGGACGCCTTGCGCGGTCGCGGCAGCGCCACGCATGACGAGGCCGTAGCCGCCGCTTACGTGGCCGCGCAGTTCCAGAGCTATGGGCTGAAACCCGCACCTGGCATGGACGGCTATATCCAGACCGCCGGCGTCATCAAGCCGAAGATCAGCGGTCCGGTCAGCCTGAAAATCGGTGACGCCACGGCGAGCGACGGCTTTCGCCTGATCTATACTTCGGCCAAACCCGTCAGCGGCACGGTGGCGGTGGCCACCAGCGATGATCCGGCCAAGCTGCCGGTCGCCGATATCGTGCTCATCGCCAATATGGGCAAGGCGACCGCCGGTGGCTGGAGCCGGGCGGCTCTGGCCAAGGGCGCCAAGCTGGTCGTGTTCCGCGATAATGCCGCCTTGCAGGCGCGTTATGGCACCGGAGCCCGCGCGCCGTCTGTCGCCAGTTATCTCGAAGAGTCGCCGCCGAAATCCGGTCTGGCCGATATTGCCATCCTGCCGGCGAAGGCGTTTGATCGCTTCGTCGCTAACAAGGCCGCGACCGGCGCGCTCGATCTGGGTGAGGTGACGCTGGAAAAGGCACTGACGAGCAACGCCATCGCCTATCTGCCGGGCAGCGATTCTTCGGCCGGCGTGATTTTGGTCACCGCGCATCTCGATCACCTCGGCGTGCAGGCCGATGGCACCATCATGCACGGCGCCAATGACGATGCTTCGGGCACGGTGGCGGTTATGGAGGTGGCGCATGCTCTGGCGGCAGCGCCTCAGCCGAAACGCGGCGTGCTGTTCGTCGCCTACGGTTCGGAAGAAATCGGCGGTCTGGGTTCGCATTATTTCGCCGATCATCCGCCGATTCCGCTGGAACAGATCGTCGCCAATCTCGAATTTGAGATGATCGGTGCGCAAGATCCGAAGATGGCTAAGGGCGAGCTGATGATGACCGGCTTCGAGCGTTCCAATCTGGGCGAAACGCTGAAAGCCAGGGGCGCTTTGATCGCGTCCGATCCCTATCCGGAACAAAACTTCTTCGAGCGCTCGGACAACTACTCGCTGGCGCTCAAGGGCATCGTCGCGCACACGATTTCCGGCTGGGCCGTGACCCCGACCTATCATGACAAGACGGATGATATCGCTCATCTCGATCTACCGTTCATGACCGCCGCTATTCAGTCGCTGATCGTGCCGGTGGAATATCTGATCAACAGCGATTTCAAACCCGAATGGAAGCCGGGGGGAAAACCGGGCGCGAAGTAATCATCGGGCGTTCCCTTGGTTTTGTAACGCACACATCTCGCAGCCGTTACGGAGCTTGTTCGAGCAGTGACGCCGGCCCGCAGGGTAAGAAAAAAGCCCCCGCCATCCTTGGATGACGAGGGCTTGAGTTGGGCCAAAGAGGGTTGAGACTTAATCCTTGACCTTACTGAAATGCTGGTATGTCGTGGCATTGCGGTCCCAGACCTGACGGTCACGCACACTGCGCAGCAGCTTGACATATTCGGCATGTGACCAGGCCAGCGGCGTGGCGCTGTCGGTGCCTTCTCCCACCACATAGTCGTGCGCGGTCTTCGAGCCGACGCCATCATAGACCTGTTC
The window above is part of the Asticcacaulis sp. MM231 genome. Proteins encoded here:
- the hrcA gene encoding heat-inducible transcriptional repressor HrcA, producing the protein MTGLLNSGASLSEMDQRARDIFRHVVETYLETGEPVGSRTVSRNGVHLSPASIRNTMQDLAHLGLLSAPHTSSGRMPTHQGLRLFVDGLLEIGDIGEDAKRDIEARLTGKGQTFDQALHAASNLLSGLAGGAGVVMTPSFEAGVKHVEFISLSAEQALTVLVFDDGRVENRLMPLAPGMTPSVLSEASNYLNTHLKGRTLSEARLELKSELDSERRKLDEAAATLIENGLAMWSGGDKEKRALIVRGRANLVEQTQSLEDLERVRSLFEDLEQKEELIDLLDDVKDAQGVRIFIGSESKLFSLSGSAVIAAPYMVSPQKGAAKVMGAIGVIGPARLNYARIIPLVDYTARILGRLLE
- a CDS encoding M28 family peptidase is translated as MLKHRLVLVASLLAFVATGASAETPWTVKQDWVSAHEAFLASDALRGRGSATHDEAVAAAYVAAQFQSYGLKPAPGMDGYIQTAGVIKPKISGPVSLKIGDATASDGFRLIYTSAKPVSGTVAVATSDDPAKLPVADIVLIANMGKATAGGWSRAALAKGAKLVVFRDNAALQARYGTGARAPSVASYLEESPPKSGLADIAILPAKAFDRFVANKAATGALDLGEVTLEKALTSNAIAYLPGSDSSAGVILVTAHLDHLGVQADGTIMHGANDDASGTVAVMEVAHALAAAPQPKRGVLFVAYGSEEIGGLGSHYFADHPPIPLEQIVANLEFEMIGAQDPKMAKGELMMTGFERSNLGETLKARGALIASDPYPEQNFFERSDNYSLALKGIVAHTISGWAVTPTYHDKTDDIAHLDLPFMTAAIQSLIVPVEYLINSDFKPEWKPGGKPGAK
- the grpE gene encoding nucleotide exchange factor GrpE; amino-acid sequence: MSDEIENDGNELEQDATELLNAELEKLTAENAALKEQALRYAADAENTKRRAEREGNDARAFAIQKFAQGLLGVADVLQRALSSVPADVSDPAFKNFIAGIDMTEKELAGAFEKNGVKKIAPMKGDKFDPHMHQAVMEQPSTDVEGGCVIMVMQAGYELFGRVIRPAMVAVAAKSAAQPAPVKNGYDSDGADAGDRVDTQAE